TGACCGGGACGATGGAGAAGAGGTCGACCTTGCCGCCGGCTTCGGCGATCTTGATGACGGCCGAGAGGCCGGCGAGGCCTCCGCCTACGACGATGATTCTGGGAGTTGCTGCTGCCATTGAGTTCTTCCCTTTTACTTAGCGGGTTAGGTAAATTTCACAGCAATGCGCTGCCGATCATCAACACGATGCCGATTCCTAAGGTGTAATAGCCAATAACGAGATTGCGATAAAACGGTCCGTCGGGATAAGCCGCACGATACATGTCGATTACACTTTGTCCGACAAACTGAATTGCGTCATGCCAGCGAAGTTGATCTCCCGGTGTTCTATTGCTGTTGAGAACACCACGCATCTTCTGCACTGCTAGATTTGTAATGATGACGCTGCAAAAGCATAAAACCATTCCCAGCCCAAAGCAGGTTATCCAGATTTTGTCGAGTATGGTCATCGTCTCGTTGATCTGACTTACGGCTGGTTGGGAAATTCAGGAGTAGGCCCGGAATTTCTGTGAAGTCTAGCGGCACGGCTGAAGCCGTGCCCTTAACAAAACTATTTCGAATATGCGACGGTGGCGACTGCCGGTACGGGTGCAGGCGCGGAGGCCGCAGGAGCTGACATCGTCGTTTCAGGCATTACGTCTTCTGGCGCGTTCTTGTACTTGTCCATGCCGACGAAGGCGTACATGCTGGCGAGTCCCATCAGGCAGAGCGCGATTCCGACGACGGCGCAGACGTAGCCGAAGGTCTTGCGGGCTTTCTCGCCGGGGGTGATGCCCCACTTGGCGGCGAAGAGCCAGACGCCGTAGCTGAAGTGCCAGGTGGTGGCGATCATGGCGATGACGTAGATGGCGAGCATCCAGGGGTTCGAGAGTTCGTGCTGGACTTTGGCGAAGGCCGCGCCGGGGTGCTCGGGGAGCATGACTCCGGTGAAGCGCTGCCGGTAGAGGTGCTGGACTATATAGAGGAGCGCGATGATTCCGGTGACGCGCTGCGAGAGATACATCCAGTTTCCGGCCCACGGGTAGACGTTGACGTTGTTGCGTCCGCGGACGGCGATGAAGACGCCGTAGAGGGCGTGATAGGCCAGCGGGATGAAGATCAGTCCCCACTCCAGAACACGCACTAAAGGCAGGCTGTTGAGGAACTTGACCTGCTGCGCGTAGGCGAGCGGGCCGTTGAGGGCCTCGAAGTTGGAGACGATGTGCTCGATCAGGAAGGCGCCGATGGGCACGATGCCGGTGAGCGAATGCAGCTTACGCCAGAAATATGAATGCCCCTGGCCTGCCCGGAGCGGCTGCACGCCCCCTTTGATTCCCAGGGGCGTGGGGGCGGGGGGGGATGGCGGCGCGGCAGTTGCCATGGGTAACTCCTTCGAGGATCGGTGGAAGTGCGTGGTGCGGGAATTCCGCAGCAGGCTGATTATTCCGCCCCGCAGATGCCAGCGTCAAGAAATCAACGGTGTTATGTGCGGTTATCGCTGGACTTGTGCGAATTTCTGCGTTTTCGATTTACGACTGAATCAGGCCGAGTTTGTTGAGAGCGTCGATCAACTCGCGGAAAGCGCGCCCGCGATGGCTGAGGGTGAGTTTTGTGGCTGCGTCGATCTCGGCCATGGTTTTGTCGAGGGCGGGCAGGTAGAAGAGGGGATCGTAGCCGAAGCCGCCGGCTCCGCGTGGTGAGGCGAGGATGAGTCCTTCGACAGAGCCGTCGCCCTCGGCGATGACCTCGCCGTTGCGTGCTGCCGAGAGGACGCAACGGTATCGGCCAGTGCGATCGGGCCGCGGCATTTTGATGAGAGCTTGCAGCAGGCAGAGGTTGTTGCGCTCGTCGAGAGGGAGATCGCTTCCGGTTTGAACGCCGAGGTCGTCGGCGTAACGGGCGGAGCGGACGCCTGGAGCGCCATGAAGCGCGTCGGCCTCGAGTCCGGAGTCGTCGGCGATGACGATGGCATCGGGAGCGAGCCGCGAGTAGTAGATGGCCTTGCAGCGGGCGTTGCCTGCGAAGCTGGGCTCGTCCTCGGGCGGAGGGGCGATGCTGGCGAGGTTCGGCAGAGACTCGATGGGGATGTGATGGGTGTTGGCGGCGGCGAAGTCGCGCAGCTTGCCGGGGTTGGAGGTTGCTATGTAGAGAGTCATGGTTCCCCTTAGGGTAAAGCGGTTCGCGCTTTGCGCGAATGCCCACTCATGCCGCGATAAAACTGCGCCATGAATGGGGCACCCGGTTTTGCACTGAGAGTGCACTTCATTTGGCGATGCGGAAGCGGACGAAGGCGGCGACTCCCCAGGGGTGGTTGCCGTAGGCGGGTTTGAGCGCCTGCGGGGTGACGTAGGTTGTGAACTGTGCTCCGGGGGCGGCGGCGATGTGGCGGCCGAGGTGGAAGTCGCGGTCGTAGCCGAAGCTGAAGGATGCGGCGTGCCCGATGGGTTCTTCTTCAAAGCCCGGAGGCGGCGTGGTGCCGGGGGTGAGCAGAAGTTCGCTGGAGCGCGCGGCGTTTTCGATGCGCGTCCACACGTAGTTCTTGCTCGAGAACTTGAGCAGCGACTCGGCGAGGTAGCTGTTCATCCTGCCGTGAGATTTGGTGCGTCCCCAGATGAGCGTGTTCGACCAGTTGCCGGAGGAAAAGCCATCGGCGTCGCGAGGGCCGAAGGGCCGGTTGTACATGATTGAGGCTGTCTGACGCTGCTGGTCGTCGTGCCCGAGCGCCTCGGGGCTTGTGATGTGCGCGATGGAGTACTGCGCGCTCCAGTTTGCGGTTGGAGCGAAGGTCACGCGCGTGGAGTAGCTGTCGATAGCGAGGCCGTTGGCCAAGGGCTGGAACTGCCAGCGGGCCTCTCCCGGTTCGCCGCCGTGGAAGCCCGAGCCTTCGACGCGGAGCCCTCGCCATGTGAGGCCGGCGGTGAGCACGCTATAGGCGATGTGCGTGGAGTCTTCCTGATGATGGCCAATGGCTGCGAGCGGATTTTCAGACGCCGACATGCGATGCGGAAACGCGGCCGGTCCGATCGCGGGGTCGCCGATGGGGGCGACGTAGAAGCTCAGCAGCGTGCGCTCGCTCAGCTTGATGTCGTAGAGCGCGGCGACCTCCATAAAGAAGTTGTGCGGGTGCTGGCCGTCGATGATGGGGGTGCCGAATGCGGTCTCGCCCTGCTGGAAGAGCAGAGGGTACTGGCGGCCGGTGACCGTCGCGGGCTCGAGCGAGAACATGGTGCGCAGGGTGAGTTGGCCGGGGCCGAGGCGGCGCATGGCCATGGGCATGATCCAGTTGGTGGAGAAGAGTTTGTCTCCGCCGCGTTCGCCCTGAGGGGTGGAGGCGGCCTTCTGCTGGATGTCGGTGACGAAGGCCTCGCCGTGCAGCATCCACATCCATGCGCCGTGGTGGCCCATCATCATGTACATCGGGGTGGATGCGGGCTCGGAGCTGGTGCCGGAGGTGAGGTGGTTGAGCTGCGATTCGATGAGGTTGGTAGGCTGGCGCATCATCATCATGCCCGGCTTCGACTCCATGTTCATGGAGCTGTGGTCGTGCTGCATCGAGGACATGTCCATACCGGCCATGTCGTGATTGTGCTGCTGCTGGCCTTGCGCGAAGCTGCTGAGGAAGAGGCAAAGTACGGGCAGGGCAAGACGATTGAATCGACTGCGGGGTATCACTTGAGAATTCTCCTGAAGCTGAGGGAAAAGATGTGCCGATTTCGACACGTGACGATGCACATGCGAAGGCAAGCGGGTCTTCAGCGAAGGAGAGTGATCAGATTCGGAGTTTGGTAGCGGGACGCCGTAGCGGAGGCCCGGTCTTGCCGTTGGAAGGCGGAGCAACTGCCGCACCGGCGAGGTGAATCTCCGGAAGGACAGCAGGGCTCACATCGAGGGAAGTGTCCAGAGAAGTAGCAGCGGTTGCGATGACGGACTGATGATGTACCGTGCAGCACGAGATGGATGTGTGCATCCCGCTGTCACCCTTAGTGGGGCAGCACTCATGTTCAGGCGTAGTGATTGTGTGCGCGGCCACAGACGCTGCCATGGCCTGCATCACAGGCAGATCGAGACACGCCGCTGAACCGACAAACAGGGCCAGCAGGCAGACCGTCGCAACGAAGGTGGAGAGTGTCCGTCTCATCGTCTCTCAACAGTGTAATCCTTTTGGGGACTTGAAAGCGATTACTGGCAGCGATCGAAGCGCGTCATTGTGAAGGTGCTCGGTCTCGCAAAAGGATGATGTCGACGCGGCGGTTCCTGCTGCGGCCGTCTTCGGTGGTGTTTGAGGCCACGGGGTGAAACTCGGCGTAGCCTGCGGCTGCGAGGTTCGCGGGCGTGATGCTGCCGCGCTCCAGTAGAAGCCGCGCGATGGCGCTGGCGCGAGCGGTCGATAGCTCCCAGTTGGTGGCGTACTGCGAGGTGTGAATGGGCACGTTGTCGGTGTGCCCC
This region of Acidobacteriota bacterium genomic DNA includes:
- a CDS encoding succinate dehydrogenase, which translates into the protein MATAAPPSPPAPTPLGIKGGVQPLRAGQGHSYFWRKLHSLTGIVPIGAFLIEHIVSNFEALNGPLAYAQQVKFLNSLPLVRVLEWGLIFIPLAYHALYGVFIAVRGRNNVNVYPWAGNWMYLSQRVTGIIALLYIVQHLYRQRFTGVMLPEHPGAAFAKVQHELSNPWMLAIYVIAMIATTWHFSYGVWLFAAKWGITPGEKARKTFGYVCAVVGIALCLMGLASMYAFVGMDKYKNAPEDVMPETTMSAPAASAPAPVPAVATVAYSK
- a CDS encoding non-canonical purine NTP pyrophosphatase; translation: MTLYIATSNPGKLRDFAAANTHHIPIESLPNLASIAPPPEDEPSFAGNARCKAIYYSRLAPDAIVIADDSGLEADALHGAPGVRSARYADDLGVQTGSDLPLDERNNLCLLQALIKMPRPDRTGRYRCVLSAARNGEVIAEGDGSVEGLILASPRGAGGFGYDPLFYLPALDKTMAEIDAATKLTLSHRGRAFRELIDALNKLGLIQS